AATCTATTTTATGTAGGATTAATTTTGATTTACTGTATTTTACATGCAGGACCACTGAATTTAATGGTGTTTTTGGGTATGTTAGTGGTTGCAAATTTAATGGGGATGGTAATTAAATAAATGATTGATTTAACTTTACCACAAGCATTCGTTTCGGGCTTTTTAAATGTTTTTGAACTAATTATTATTTATAGACTAGTGACGGGTTATTTGAACAGGAAAATTATTTTAGTTGATTTCCTTGCAAGCTTAGTTATTATTTGCGTTCCTGTTCTAGAAAGTTCATTAGAGTTTCCATTAATAATGATATATTTATGGCTGTTTGATAGGAAACATGATCGTCAGCAAATTATATATAATAAACCCGTGGTGCTAGTTAATTTTTTCCTAGAGGAAAATGTCTAAATGTCTAAACATGTTGGTAAATCAACAAAAAAATCTTATTTTTATGGTCTTAAAATTCATGTGATCGTTACTAAGACTGGCTTTCCGATTACTTACTCAATCACGAATCCAGGTGTCCATGACGTGAAAGTGTTAGAGACTTTATCGGAAGAAGCGAATCTTCCCAATATCCTAGGGGACAAAGGATATATTAGCCATAAAATCCATGAAAAGCTTGCCCTTAAGGGCATTACTATATCCGTTCCGCCACGTAAAAACATGGATAAATCAGAAAAACTAGACCACAGCTTACTTGGAAAACAAAGAAAAATTAGGTTGTCAAAATTTCAACTCACATTCTGTTAAATGAACAATCAAATCACACTAGCATATTTAGATCATGATGATCTAGATGCTTTACAAGTTGTAAGTGTTGTCAGTTTTTATGAATCGTTTATCGATGGCGCAGATCCACTTGATATGCAAGAATATTTACAGACACAATTGACAACTGAAATATTGGCAGTAGAATTGGCACAGTCAACCAGTAAATTTATTGGTATTAAGGATCATCAAATACTCATTGGTTATATGAAAGTCAATGATGAAAAAGATGCTATAGAGATTCAACGGCTCTATCTGCTCAAAGATTATCAAAACAAAGGGTTAGGGCAACGGTTACTCGATGAAGCGAATCGTTATGCTAAAACGAAACAAAAACGTTATTTACGTTTGGCTGTTTATGAAAAAAATCATGCAGCTATTCGTTTTTATGAACGTTATGGATTTAAAAAAATCGGGATCAAACATTTTCTTTTAGGAAAACAAGATCGTATTTGTCCGATTTTAGAAAAAGAAATCTAAGTGACAACTGAACATTTTGACTTAGCCAATCCTGTTACTAAAGTCGATGATATCCCCGATTATGAAATGTACAGTCAAACAATCGATAGCTTAAATAGGCGTTTTGGCAATCGTGTTTTAAAAGGCATCGAAATCGGTTACATCGCTTCTGAAAAGGATCGGATCATCGACTATTTAGCCGATAAAGATTACGATTTAAAATTACTCAGTGTGCATCATAATGGTCAATTTGATTATTTAGATGATGAAGTCAAAGATATGGACCCTGCTATTGTGATTCCTCGGTATTTTGCACAACTTTCAGAAGCACTAGTTGTTATAGAAGCAGATGTCTTTGCTCATTTCGACTGTGGTTTTCGGGTATTTGGTCTATCCGTTGCTGAATTTAAACAATATGAAGCGCAGTTTTTACCGATTCTAGATCAAGTAATCAAAAATAAATTGGCATTCGAATTAAATACTAAGAGCGCTTACTTGTATGACAATTTAGCGCTATATGAATATGTCATCGATTTATATCTTTCACGTGGTAGTACCTTGTTTAGTGTTGGATCAGATGGGCATTACCTTGGACATTTCCGTTTCCATTTCGATGATCTTTTTGCTCTGTTAAAAGCAAAAGGTGTGACGGAATTAGCGTTTTATCAAAAAAGAAAGCGAATTATGGTTCCACTACCAGTCTAAATGTCTTATAAATTCAACAGGAAATACTATCGAAGCCTAGATTTTTATTTTGGAGTTTTTACCATTATTCTTTGGTTTATCTCTTTCCTTTTTCCTATCTCATCTATTGATTTTTTGGTTAGCGGTGCCTTTCTAATCTATTCAGTCTATGCATTATTTAGTAGCTTAACCATTAATAAAATTAAAATAGGAGTATCCTAATTTTCCTAAATTTCAAGAATAAGTTAGCCACTGGACTTAAATAAATAATACTGACCAATTGATTATTGGTTGATGGAGCTGTGATATCTCTTGGTAGAAGGCCTTACGATAGATATCCATTGACGAATGTGAATATGTCCAAGACGCTCCAGTCAATTCAATGTGATTAAGTTGTCGAACCGCCGTATACGGAACCGTACGTACGGTGGTGTGAGAGGTCGATAATTGAACTAATCAATTATCTCCTACTCGATTCTATTTAATATGCCTAAACGAACTGATATTCATAAAATTCTCGTCATCGGATCTGGCCCTATTATTATTGGCCAAGCAGCTGAATTTGATTATTCCGGCACGCAGGCTTGTCTTGCCCTCCGCGAAGAAGGATACGAAACCATCCTTGTTAATTCTAATCCAGCAACAATCATGACTGATAAGGAAATTGCTGATCATGTCTACATCGAACCATTAACGGTTGACTCCCTCTCTCGAATTATCCGTCAAGAATATCCTGATGCAATTTTACCAACCCTTGGCGGACAAATCGGCCTCAACTTAGCTGTCTCCTTATCTAAAACTGGTCTCCTCGACGAATTAGGAATTGAACTTCTCGGAACTAAGCTGGATTCGATTGATGAAGCAGAAGACCGTGAAAAATTCAAGGAATTAATGAATGAGCTTGGTGAACCTGTTCCGGCTTCACAGACAGTTAATACTGTTGATGAAGCAGTCGAATTCGCACACCAATGCGGATATCCAGTAATCGTCCGTCCCGCCTTTACTATGGGTGGTACAGGTGGCGGGATCTGCCATAATGATGCAGAAATGCGTACTGTTGCCAAGAATGGCTTGGAATTATCCCCTGTCACCCAATGTTTAATTGAAAAGTCAATCGCGGGTTATAAGGAAATCGAGTTTGAAGTAATGCGGGATTCAGCTGACAATGTAATGGTCGTTTGTTGTATGGAAAACTTTGACCCAGTGGGAATTCATACCGGTGACTCCATTGTATTTGCCCCTAATCAGACCCTTAGCGACTGCGAATATCAGATGCTCCGTGATTGCGCGCTCAAGCTGATCCGTGCCCTCAAAATCGAAGGGGGATGTAACGTCCAACTAGCTCTTGATCCGCAAAGTTTCCAGTATAACGTTATCGAAGTTAATCCGCGGGTTTCCCGTTCATCTGCCCTTGCTTCCAAGGCAACCGGTTATCCAATCGCTAAAATGGCTGCTAAAATTGCGGTTGGCCTTACCCTCGATGAAATTAAGAATCCCGTTACCAAGACAACTTTTGCTGAATTTGAACCGGCACTTGACTATGTTGTCTGCAAAATTCCCCGCTGGCCGTTTGATAAGTTTACTCAGGCTGATCGACACCTGGGCAGCCAGATGAAAGCCACGGGAGAAGTAATGGCAATTGGTCGGACAGTTGAGGAAGCTCTCCATAAGGCTGTTCGTTCACTCGAAATTGATGAAAAAGACCTCTTTTCAGCAGAAGCTCATCATGCGCCAACAGATATGCTTGAAAAGAAGTTACGTTATCCCCAAGATGATCGGTTATTTTATTTAGCAGAAGCATTTCGGCGTGGATATTCCCTTAAGCAAACTCATGACTTAACTAAGATTTCCCCCTATTTCCTCGATATCGTCAAACACTTGGTGGAACTTGAAGACGATCTTAGTACCAAGCCATTTGATGCAGAAACACTGATAATCAGCAAAAAATATGGCTTTAGCGAT
The genomic region above belongs to Limosilactobacillus reuteri and contains:
- a CDS encoding PHP domain-containing protein, translated to MTTEHFDLANPVTKVDDIPDYEMYSQTIDSLNRRFGNRVLKGIEIGYIASEKDRIIDYLADKDYDLKLLSVHHNGQFDYLDDEVKDMDPAIVIPRYFAQLSEALVVIEADVFAHFDCGFRVFGLSVAEFKQYEAQFLPILDQVIKNKLAFELNTKSAYLYDNLALYEYVIDLYLSRGSTLFSVGSDGHYLGHFRFHFDDLFALLKAKGVTELAFYQKRKRIMVPLPV
- a CDS encoding GNAT family N-acetyltransferase, with protein sequence MNNQITLAYLDHDDLDALQVVSVVSFYESFIDGADPLDMQEYLQTQLTTEILAVELAQSTSKFIGIKDHQILIGYMKVNDEKDAIEIQRLYLLKDYQNKGLGQRLLDEANRYAKTKQKRYLRLAVYEKNHAAIRFYERYGFKKIGIKHFLLGKQDRICPILEKEI